The following coding sequences are from one Devosia neptuniae window:
- a CDS encoding SRPBCC family protein — MNKTNPELDLTITRVIKAPRAAVWRAWTDPARFEKWWVPEPALCKVVAMDLRPGGAFTTQISEDGTAFGAHINGCFLAVDEGERIVFTNALVDGWRPAAQPFMTAIITLADHPEGTEYMSYVMHKDRADRDMHAEMGFYDGWGMVMGQLAKLVEG, encoded by the coding sequence ATGAACAAGACGAATCCGGAACTCGACCTGACGATTACGCGGGTGATCAAGGCGCCGCGCGCGGCCGTGTGGCGCGCCTGGACCGACCCGGCGCGCTTTGAGAAATGGTGGGTGCCCGAGCCGGCTCTGTGCAAGGTGGTGGCAATGGACCTGCGACCCGGCGGCGCCTTCACCACGCAGATCAGCGAGGATGGTACCGCGTTTGGCGCTCACATCAATGGGTGTTTTCTGGCGGTGGACGAGGGCGAGCGGATCGTGTTCACCAATGCGCTGGTGGATGGCTGGCGGCCGGCGGCGCAGCCCTTCATGACCGCAATCATCACCCTGGCCGATCATCCCGAGGGCACGGAATATATGTCCTACGTGATGCACAAGGACCGCGCCGACCGCGACATGCATGCGGAGATGGGATTTTATGACGGCTGGGGCATGGTGATGGGGCAGTTGGCGAAGTTGGTGGAGGGGTGA
- the cysW gene encoding sulfate ABC transporter permease subunit CysW: protein MTTRVHTRSPAEIILISLAVVLSALILVVPVALIFAYALREGIGVYFANIIERTTLHAIGLTVLTAVIVVPINIVIGICVAWLVTRFRFRGRQLIITIVELPASVSPIVAGVVYLFLYGGQGLLGPVLQGMGIQLMFTVAAIVLVSLFVTAPFVARELIPLMQQQGTEDEEAALSLGANGWQMFRFVTLPNIRWAILYGAVLTNARVMGEFGAVSVVSGSIRGQTNTLPLQISQLFNDFNVTGAFAASSTLALIAVVTLILKSTLESRGWQ, encoded by the coding sequence ATGACAACGCGCGTCCACACCCGCTCCCCTGCCGAAATTATCCTGATCAGCCTTGCCGTCGTGCTCTCGGCGCTGATCTTGGTGGTGCCGGTTGCACTGATCTTCGCCTATGCCCTGCGCGAGGGCATCGGGGTCTATTTTGCCAACATCATCGAGCGCACCACGCTGCACGCCATCGGCCTCACCGTGCTGACGGCGGTCATCGTCGTGCCGATCAATATCGTCATCGGCATCTGCGTGGCCTGGCTGGTCACCCGCTTCCGCTTTCGCGGGCGGCAATTGATCATCACCATTGTCGAGCTGCCCGCTTCGGTCAGCCCCATCGTGGCCGGCGTGGTCTATCTGTTCCTCTATGGCGGCCAAGGCTTGCTTGGTCCGGTGCTGCAGGGCATGGGCATCCAGCTCATGTTCACCGTCGCGGCGATAGTGCTGGTCAGCCTGTTCGTTACCGCGCCTTTTGTGGCCCGCGAGCTCATCCCACTCATGCAGCAGCAAGGCACCGAGGACGAGGAAGCCGCTCTCTCGCTGGGCGCCAATGGCTGGCAGATGTTCCGCTTCGTCACCCTGCCCAATATCCGCTGGGCGATTCTCTATGGCGCAGTGCTGACCAATGCCCGGGTGATGGGCGAATTCGGCGCCGTCTCGGTCGTCTCCGGCTCCATTCGCGGCCAGACCAATACCCTGCCCTTGCAGATCAGCCAGTTGTTCAACGATTTCAACGTCACCGGCGCCTTCGCGGCGTCATCCACGCTGGCGCTGATTGCCGTGGTGACTCTGATTTTGAAGTCGACGCTGGAATCTCGCGGCTGGCAATGA
- a CDS encoding dihydropteroate synthase — protein MPASGFRSPRIAHVVTGVDVVSRARTALADGAEIIEVASEDTASVQRELDCIVPAIEALVDAGFAAPIAIASRRALVVDQAIEAGATLVCPLEGEEGAEIAEIIALHGASRLAAI, from the coding sequence ATGCCCGCTTCCGGATTCAGATCGCCCCGCATTGCCCATGTCGTCACGGGCGTTGATGTCGTGTCACGCGCCAGAACTGCGTTGGCAGACGGGGCCGAAATCATCGAAGTGGCGAGCGAGGACACGGCCAGCGTTCAGCGCGAGCTGGACTGCATTGTTCCGGCAATCGAGGCGTTAGTCGATGCGGGATTCGCAGCGCCAATCGCCATAGCCAGCCGCCGGGCCTTGGTGGTCGACCAGGCTATCGAGGCAGGCGCGACCCTTGTGTGCCCGCTGGAGGGTGAGGAAGGGGCTGAGATAGCCGAAATCATCGCGCTGCATGGGGCGTCGAGACTCGCCGCTATCTAA
- the cysT gene encoding sulfate ABC transporter permease subunit CysT: protein MASRRSKHLLPGFGLTLGVSMLYLTIIIVLPLLAMLLKVGGMGWPEFWRIVASNRSLAAYRITFSSALAATVFNGFFGLLLAWVLTRYSFPGKRLLDALVDLPFALPTAVAGLVLVTLFAQTGWYGQFLEPNGFKVNYTQLGIIVAMSFTSIPFVVRTVQPVLEDVEAGYEEAAKTLGATGWQVFARVIWPTILPAFMTGCVLSFARSLGEFGAVVFIAGNLPGFTEIVSLLIFIRLDEFNYEGAAALAFVLLLAAFLTLLATNALQSWQVRYADRST from the coding sequence ATGGCATCGCGACGCAGCAAGCATCTGCTGCCCGGCTTCGGGCTGACGCTGGGCGTCTCCATGCTCTATCTCACCATCATCATCGTGCTGCCGCTGCTGGCCATGCTGCTCAAGGTGGGCGGCATGGGGTGGCCCGAATTCTGGCGCATCGTCGCGTCCAACCGCTCGCTGGCCGCCTATCGCATCACGTTCAGTTCCGCGCTTGCCGCCACTGTTTTCAATGGCTTTTTCGGCCTGCTGCTGGCCTGGGTGCTGACCCGCTACAGCTTCCCCGGCAAGCGCCTGCTCGATGCGCTGGTCGACCTGCCCTTCGCCCTGCCCACCGCGGTTGCTGGGCTGGTCCTCGTGACGCTGTTCGCGCAAACCGGCTGGTATGGCCAATTCCTGGAACCCAATGGGTTCAAGGTCAATTACACCCAGCTCGGCATCATCGTGGCCATGAGCTTCACCTCCATTCCCTTCGTTGTCCGCACTGTCCAACCGGTGCTCGAAGACGTGGAAGCCGGCTATGAGGAAGCCGCCAAAACCCTGGGCGCCACCGGCTGGCAGGTCTTTGCCCGCGTCATCTGGCCCACCATCCTGCCCGCCTTCATGACCGGTTGCGTGCTCTCCTTCGCCCGCTCGCTGGGCGAATTCGGCGCCGTGGTTTTCATCGCCGGCAATCTGCCCGGCTTCACCGAAATCGTCTCGCTGCTGATCTTCATCCGCCTCGACGAATTCAATTATGAAGGCGCCGCCGCCTTGGCCTTCGTCCTACTCCTCGCCGCCTTCCTCACGCTGCTCGCCACCAATGCGCTGCAATCCTGGCAGGTGCGCTACGCGGATCGGAGCACGTGA
- a CDS encoding HAD-IA family hydrolase: MTLVMFDMDGTLIDTQALITEHMATTFEGAGLDAPSPAASRRVIGLSLPVALARLARTDDPVLIDKLVKDYRTHYRASVLTHNDREGLFPGALEALQRLRTWDGMRLGIATGKGLSGVHRITGNHNIADYFVTLQTPDHNPSKPHPGMLLRAMAETGALPAETVMIGDTTFDIEMGKAAGAWAIGVTWGYHEPAELIAAGADIMIDRFDELDAAIRKVLE, translated from the coding sequence ATGACCCTTGTCATGTTCGACATGGACGGCACGCTGATCGATACGCAGGCCCTGATCACCGAGCATATGGCAACGACCTTTGAGGGGGCAGGGCTCGATGCACCAAGTCCCGCCGCGTCGCGTCGCGTGATCGGGCTGTCGCTACCGGTAGCGCTGGCGCGCCTGGCCCGCACCGATGACCCGGTGCTGATCGACAAGCTGGTCAAGGACTATCGCACCCATTACCGCGCCTCCGTGCTGACCCATAATGACCGCGAAGGGCTGTTTCCCGGAGCTCTGGAGGCACTACAGCGCCTGCGGACATGGGATGGCATGCGATTGGGCATTGCGACGGGCAAGGGCCTCAGCGGCGTCCACCGCATTACCGGTAACCACAACATTGCCGATTACTTCGTCACCTTGCAGACGCCGGACCATAATCCGTCCAAGCCGCATCCCGGGATGCTGCTGCGCGCGATGGCCGAAACCGGGGCGCTGCCGGCCGAGACGGTGATGATCGGGGATACGACATTCGACATCGAAATGGGCAAGGCGGCCGGTGCCTGGGCCATTGGGGTGACCTGGGGCTATCATGAGCCGGCCGAGCTGATTGCGGCCGGCGCCGATATCATGATCGACCGCTTCGACGAGCTTGATGCGGCGATCCGCAAGGTATTGGAGTAG
- a CDS encoding ATP12 family chaperone protein, protein MRDQLEDAQKHINDGYGRAQHANRVELPKRFYKDVGVAPVDGGFVVTLDGRQVHTPGRKIPVVVPAAAIATIMAEEWAAQGEFIDPASMPMVRLINSAVESGDETIPAFRKEVIKFAASDLMLYRADAPQELVSEQELVWDKALVKLARHFGVRFQPTIGIIHQAQPQASLDRLAETLDGENLFVLTALVNITGLTGSGLLAIGLWHRLFTADEVWQAAHVDEDYQIGLWGQDEEAAARRAQRRVEFDTAVAVLDALRA, encoded by the coding sequence ATGCGCGACCAGCTGGAAGATGCCCAGAAGCATATCAATGACGGCTATGGCCGGGCGCAGCATGCCAATCGGGTTGAGCTGCCCAAGCGGTTCTACAAGGATGTTGGCGTAGCCCCGGTCGATGGCGGCTTTGTCGTGACGCTGGATGGCCGGCAGGTGCATACGCCGGGCCGGAAAATCCCGGTCGTGGTGCCCGCAGCGGCCATTGCCACGATCATGGCCGAAGAATGGGCCGCGCAGGGCGAATTCATCGATCCGGCGAGCATGCCCATGGTCAGATTGATCAATTCGGCCGTGGAAAGCGGGGATGAGACCATTCCGGCGTTCCGCAAAGAGGTAATCAAATTCGCCGCGAGCGATCTGATGCTCTATCGCGCCGATGCGCCGCAGGAATTGGTCAGCGAGCAGGAACTGGTGTGGGACAAGGCGCTGGTCAAGCTGGCGCGGCACTTCGGCGTGCGGTTCCAACCCACGATCGGCATCATCCATCAGGCCCAGCCGCAGGCGAGTTTGGATCGGTTGGCCGAGACGCTGGATGGCGAAAATCTCTTCGTCCTCACCGCGCTGGTCAACATAACCGGCCTCACCGGGTCGGGGCTGCTGGCCATCGGGCTGTGGCACCGCCTGTTCACCGCCGACGAGGTGTGGCAGGCGGCGCATGTCGATGAGGATTATCAGATCGGCCTATGGGGTCAGGATGAGGAAGCGGCAGCGCGGCGGGCGCAGCGGCGGGTCGAATTCGACACAGCCGTAGCCGTGCTGGATGCATTGCGGGCTTAG
- a CDS encoding ArsR/SmtB family transcription factor, giving the protein MEQYQQLDGIFQALADPTRRAVLSRLGQGPASISDLARPFDMALPSFMKHIRFLEGSGLIQTRKSGRVRTCAIDKQRFAAVEAWLADQRALWEGRTDRLEQFVIAERDKTK; this is encoded by the coding sequence ATGGAACAGTATCAGCAACTCGACGGGATTTTTCAGGCATTGGCCGATCCGACGCGGCGGGCGGTGCTCAGCCGGTTGGGGCAGGGGCCGGCCAGCATTAGCGATTTGGCGCGGCCCTTCGACATGGCGCTGCCCTCCTTCATGAAGCACATCCGGTTTCTGGAGGGGAGCGGGCTGATCCAGACCCGCAAGAGCGGCCGGGTGCGGACATGTGCCATCGACAAGCAGCGGTTTGCGGCGGTGGAGGCGTGGCTAGCCGATCAGCGGGCGCTGTGGGAAGGCCGGACCGACCGGCTGGAGCAATTTGTTATCGCGGAACGGGACAAGACAAAATGA
- the cysP gene encoding thiosulfate ABC transporter substrate-binding protein CysP codes for MNKFLATAVAVLALGATPTFAQPTDILNASYDIARELFEAENAAYAATGATVTVNQSHAGSSAQARAVLEGLAADVVTFNQVTDIQKLVDGGFVAADWATQFPNNAAPFYSFPAFLVRAGNPKGIKDWGDLAADGVQVIFPNPKTSGNGRYTYLAARAWATEEYKGDEAQIEAFLTKLFSNVPVFETGGRAATTAFTERQLGDVLVTFEAEVLGVRKQLGADKYDAVIPSVSFLSEFPVAIVDKVVDARGSRDLAKAYLDFLFTPEGQEVAATNFHRVHDETVAAAHAADFPAIRLVTVEDAFGGWEKVSEEHFADGGLLDKVFLNQ; via the coding sequence ATGAACAAGTTTCTCGCCACCGCCGTGGCCGTCCTGGCCCTCGGCGCGACCCCGACCTTCGCCCAGCCCACCGACATTCTCAACGCGTCCTATGATATTGCGCGCGAGCTGTTCGAGGCCGAAAACGCCGCCTATGCGGCTACGGGCGCTACTGTCACCGTCAACCAGTCCCATGCCGGCTCATCCGCTCAGGCACGCGCCGTGCTCGAAGGTCTTGCCGCTGACGTCGTCACCTTCAATCAGGTGACCGATATCCAGAAGCTCGTCGATGGCGGCTTTGTGGCGGCCGATTGGGCGACTCAATTCCCCAATAACGCAGCGCCGTTCTATTCCTTCCCGGCTTTCCTGGTGCGCGCTGGCAACCCCAAGGGCATCAAGGATTGGGGCGATCTGGCTGCCGATGGCGTGCAGGTAATCTTCCCCAATCCCAAAACCTCCGGCAATGGCCGCTACACTTATCTCGCCGCCCGCGCCTGGGCGACTGAGGAATATAAGGGCGACGAAGCCCAGATCGAGGCTTTCCTCACCAAGCTGTTCAGCAATGTGCCCGTCTTCGAAACAGGCGGCCGCGCCGCCACCACCGCCTTCACCGAGCGTCAGCTGGGCGATGTGCTGGTGACGTTCGAGGCCGAAGTGCTCGGGGTGCGCAAGCAGCTAGGCGCCGACAAATATGATGCCGTGATCCCCTCGGTCAGCTTCCTGTCCGAATTCCCCGTCGCCATTGTCGACAAGGTGGTCGATGCCCGCGGCAGCCGCGATCTGGCCAAGGCGTATCTCGATTTCCTCTTCACGCCCGAAGGCCAGGAAGTCGCCGCCACTAATTTCCATCGTGTCCATGACGAGACCGTCGCCGCCGCTCACGCCGCTGACTTCCCCGCCATTCGCCTGGTCACCGTAGAAGACGCTTTTGGCGGCTGGGAAAAGGTTTCCGAGGAGCATTTCGCCGATGGTGGCCTGCTCGATAAGGTCTTCCTCAACCAGTAA